A stretch of DNA from Paramormyrops kingsleyae isolate MSU_618 chromosome 15, PKINGS_0.4, whole genome shotgun sequence:
TTTAAATTCCCTTAGGGAAGCGGCTCTGGCACCAAAAACAGCAGAAACCCGATTTGTCGATTTGCACCGACTGCTCTAAGCGCTTGTACTTTCCTCTCACTTTCTCAGTCATCCACCTGTTACAGAGCTTCACGGAAGGTGAGCTAAAACAAATAATTGGGACCTTCGTGGAGAGGAGGGCCAGGAGAGACCTTTTGGGACCTGGCAAGAACAGGAGGAGCAAACGGGCTAAAGGCAGAGTGAAAGGATGCTCGCTGAGGCACGTGGACGTCACCGTGAGCGACCTGGGTCTGGGCTACGTCAGCGACGAAACCCTGCGCTTCAAGTACTGCAGCGGAGGGTGTAGCGCACACAGACGCAACTACGACATCACGCTGAAGCACATAAAGAACGCAGGTCTTCTCAAGGCAGCGAACAGCGGCAAGGCCCGGTACAAACCCTGCTGCCGGCCCACGGATTACGACGATGACATTTCTTTCCTGGACAACAATAACAAATACCACACTATTCACAATGTGTCAGCCAGCCAGTGCAGCTGCGTGTAGAATTTTTTATATACGTCAAAAATGCGAGAAGTAAAAACCTGGTATACAAGTATTGCCTTTCATGGAATACCTTCCTACTAGTACTGTACactgtttttacataaaaatatttGGCTGGCAGAATGAAGTTTACTGGACGTGAACtcatatgtatttttattttggctgAATGCTTAATTTGCAGCCTTTGGTTTGTCAGTTTGAAATCTACCTCAATGTCACCGAAAGCTCATAATCAAAACTTGCCTGTCACTTTCAATAGCTTCTCAAAACAGGAATAAAGGTGTTATGGGGTAAAATTACAATTGTTACATCACTATGATCCATCTTTTTTGTTTGCAACATTGAAATCCTtgtaaatattatttgaatgatTGAGAAAAGAGATTTAATTTTTCATAATAAGGTTTTAATTGTTGTTTGTTTTATCCTGAAAGTATTGCCAAGTCACAGTCGTATTGCTATCATGCAATATTCATGTTATTATAATATTCCAAGCTAATGCAATCCAGAGTTCCAAAATCAGCTGTTCCTGGCACCTAATTTTTCTGAGTCTTCTGTCCATAGAGTCGACTCCATCTCCGCGTTTTCATCCTCCACTTACTACAGAAACTGTGCAGAAGAGTGTCAACCAGAAGTAATATGAATCATGCAAAATTCATAAACCTGTGAATCACATAGAGATGCACTATTTGCTTGCTCATGAAATAAGTTTCAAGGCTAGACCATCACGCAATGTCCCTCGTGTTTTTTGGGGATCTAGGAAGACCACCTTCATGATATCCAGTGGAAAAATGTATTCAATCAAAGTACTAATatgaaacaaacaagatgaCACAACCTTGTTTGATAATATTTAGACTGATATTGGTTAAATGCATTGATATTACATTGTAAATGTGACTGCTGAATGTACTTCAAAGAAGTCACTTTGTATTTCAATTTAGCAACAGTAAATCATAGCATTCGTGTTAATCCTGTAATACACTACTTCATACCTGTCTCATTGAAAGATGTTATACTTAAGAAAATTATCAAACCAAactatttataatttttatCAACAAAACACTGGAAACGAGTTTTCacattataaattaaataaaataatattttaaatgttttgaacTGTTGCTTAATGTTATGTGAAATGACATGTACAAAGCTAATATAATGTGTCCTCTAATTTCAATAGCTGATAAATAGGGGTTCTTTACAAATACTTAGAGCAGGAGAATGTACTGAATCAGAGACCTTGAGGGGCCCCTTAAGTTAAGGCATCTCAAAAAGTTAGAGCAATTAGACAGCTAAAGATGAAGGTAGAGCAAAAGCCAAGGTATGCTGGGATCGCGGGGACACCAAAGGGTTTTATTCTGTTAAGTGTAAGGTGTTAGGGGCTGTATAATTATCATTTAGGTGCAAGCATTCAGCTATAAGTGATACAAAGCAATCATTATGCAAAATGGCAATTAATTTTTCCATTATCCATAATTTACATGTGCCATGCCACAATTCTTGCTGTAAAATTTATTGCGAAACAAAGAAATGCAAGAGCAGCTGTAATGGCTAATAGTCATTCAGTCTAAAGTCACATTTCCATCACCACAAAGATATTTGTCTCAATATATATCACAttcttttgagttttttttttttaatcagcgATTTAGAAAATTTGCATTATTGATTTAATTGATTTAGGatgtcaaattttatttttgaatataCAGACTAATACCTCAGTCAGACTATTTTCTGCTTCTCCTTCTGATCCCGGTCAGCTTCTTTTGATAAACAGCAAACCACAGACAACATTGTTGGACTATGTCGTTCACCAACTGCTGTAAAGTTGATGCAATGCATCTAtctgtattatatatataatctgtATTTATTGGAAAGTaagttatgttttatttattttcatagtATCTTCAAAGAGCAAAACGTTTTATTTATTGAACTATTGATGCCAAAGTGAACTTCACATGTATTATGCTCAGTTACATTCAGAACTCACTATTGAATAAACTCAAATAACTTTGTCACAATTGCAATTTCCTTCCCTGCCACAGTTCATATACACACTACAAAATTTTATATCCTTATTTTTTGATTGTTAATATTATTGTGAAATTGACAACTGAGAAACACGGATTGTGGGAAAAGTCATaactttccttttttttcttaaaagacaAACGTAAATATGTACTTTAGCTGTAGATAGTACATTTACTCAGGCTGTGAATTTTCCATAATTGAAAAGTAATTAGACAAACTATTTATGCTGCATAACTGATTCTATAAAGATTAGTGTGAGGGGCTTTGAGAATGTTCTGCAATGCAATGAGGCTCTGTTCCATCTGTCAAGCACAATCACattaattatgttaattataattaattataagtAAATTAAAGGATTTTGCTCAGAATCTAATCTTGCTGATTGCTTTTCATCTCTATTAATAAACAAAGAATTGTGAGAAAAGTCAGACCTACCTTGTACTTTGTTCTGCCACTAAAAAGAATTCCTGCAGCATGAAGTATTTTTCTTATGACTCACTGGTGTGTATTTGATTGCCATTAAAGTGCATGCATTCTTtaaaaaacattctgaaataTATTTCCCTGATTCTGCTTTATATATATCTCAGCAAGAAAGCCAATAGCCAAAAATCTATTCAAGTGAGGCAGAGTATTGTTACATATATAGCATTCATAAAACTGAGTGTTGTGATGTGTTTTTGCAACAACAACATGGATAACAAAGACATGCTTATCCGGCTGGGGAGACAATTGATATACAAAATTCAGGTAACACAGCCGAAGAGTTTTGGTCTGTTTTACTGAAATGTTAAACAATGCGTAATTAAATCTTCACGTTTACAGGGCTGACATGTAATGAAAGGCTTACATGGAAGGATGCTATTTGGTTATACACACCGACCAGTAAAAAGTTTTACTTTTCACATAACATGAAGCAGatgtttaattttgaaatattttgcatttatgTTCATTTGTCTTTTTGACAACTTTTTCccttttaataaagaaaaaatgagCATTTTTCTGACTTTGGCACTTAAAAGCAGCTAAAAATACGTACACACTCATTTCTCCACTGGACCTTCGCAGAAATAGCTTGTTTAAAATGTAACGAAATAACAATAAACTTTACAGAAATGTAGGACGACGTGGTGGAACAGCACTGCCACCTCAGCCCTGGGTTCGAGTCACAGCCCTGGCTTGCTTCAGGTACAAATAGGTAAATATGCATTTCTAAATTGCccttgtatttgtgtgtgtgtgagagagagagagacagagagagagagtgcacaCAAATGCTGTTGTGGCCGATCATTTTCAGGAGAAATGGGATGCAATCTTGGAGAGAACTTGCAGATTGGATTCTGTCACAAGTCTATATTTGTTTCACTGTATATTTTCcagggaaacactggtctagctGCGTAtgatgtctgggggggggggggggggggggggttaggggagGAGTCCCACATTCAGGTTCCCCCTGACATCTATGCAGAAGTGCAATCGCTTGGAGAATCCTGGCATGCTGCAGCCAGTGAGATACACCAGTCTGAAGTAGATATAAGGGTCTATGGCTTTGTGTTTCCTATGACAAGATGAATGCTGGTACTTATAAATATGAAAAAGCCTTGACTAGCCTGTTGAAAGTGACTGAGGCGTCTGTAATCCTACCTGCCACTGCCCAAAGATCAAATGAAAGATCAATCTGGTCTGTCTGCTGTGTTTAGGACAACGCTGCATGCGCCAGAAGGTGACCGAGTGCGTCCCTCCCTGGTGAATATATCGACACACTGCATGCGCCAGAAGGTGACCAAGTGCGTCCCTCCCTGGTGAATATATCGACACACTGCATGTGCCAGAAAGTGACCGAGTGTGTCCCTCCCTGGTGAATATATCGACACACTGCATGTGCCAGAAGGTGACCGAGTGTGTCCCTCCCTGGTGAATATATCGACACACTGCATGTGCCAGAAGGTGACCGAGTGCGTCCCTCTCTGGTGAATATATCGACACACTGCATGTGCCTGAAGTTGACCGAGTGCGTCCCTCCCTGGTGAATATATCGACACACTGCATGCGCCAGAAGGTGACCGAATGCGTCCCTCTCTGGTGAATATATCGACACACTGCATGCACCAGAAGGTGACCGAGTGCGTCCCTCTCTGGTGAATATATCAGCACACTGCATGTGCCAGAAGGTGACCGAGTGCGTCCCTCTCTGGTGAATATATCGACACACTGCATGAGTCAGAAGGTGACCGAGTGCGTCCCTCTCTGGTGAATATATCGACACACTGCATGTGCCAGAAGGTGACCGAGTGCGTCCCTCTGGTGAATATATCGACACACTGCATGAGTCAGAAGGTGACCGAGTGCGTCCCTCCCTGGTGAATATATCGATACATTGCATGCGCCAGAAGGTGACCGAGTGCGTCCCTCTCTGGTGAATATATCGACACACTGCATGTGCCAGAAGGTGACCGAGTGCGTCCCTCTCTGGTGAATATATCGACACACTGCATGAGTCAGAAGGTGACCGAGTGCGTCCCTCTCTGGTGAATATATCGACACACTGCATGTGCCAGAAGGTGACCGAGTGCGTCCCTCTGGTGAATATATCGACACACTGCATGAGTCAGAAGGTGACCGAGTGCGTCCCTCCCTGGTGAATATATCGATACATTGCATGCGCCAGAAGGTGACCGAGTGCGTCTCTCTCTGGTGAATATATCGACACACTGCATGTGCCAGAAGGTGACCGAGTGCGTCCCTCCCTGGTGAATATATCGACACACTGCATGTGCCAGAAGGTGACCGAGTGCGTCCCTCTCTGGTGAATATATCGACACACTGCATGAGTCAGAAGGTGACCGAGTGCGTCCCTCTCTGGTGAATATATCGACACACTGCATGTGCCAGAAGGTGACCGAGTGCGTCCCTCTGGTGAATATATCGACACACTGCATGAGTCAGAAGGTGACCGAGTGCGTCCCTCCCTGGTGAATATATCGATACATTGCATGCGCCAGAAGGTGACCGAGTGCGTCCCTCTCTGGTGAATATATCGATACACTGCATGCGCCAGAAGGTGACCGAGTGCGTCCCTCCCTGGTGAATATATCGACACACTGCATGTGCCAGAAGGTGACCGAGTGCGTCCCTCCCTGGTGAATATATCGACACACCGCATGTGCCAGAAGGTGACCGAGTGCGTCCCTCCCTGGTGAATATATCGACACACCGCATGTGCCAGAAGGTGACCGAGTGCGTCCCTCCCTGGTGAATATATCGACACACCGCATGTGCCAGAAGGTGACCGAGTGCGTCCCTCTCTGGTGAATATATCGACACACCGCATGTGC
This window harbors:
- the LOC111860179 gene encoding neurturin-like, whose protein sequence is MKLWTCATATLIFCAAALFLFLTRAWLHLELRPPRSVTLGPSSPQSSSSSSSGSSPPMMDKHSRTRRSTDTFSSLLKEFIHLLQSFTEGELKQIIGTFVERRARRDLLGPGKNRRSKRAKGRVKGCSLRHVDVTVSDLGLGYVSDETLRFKYCSGGCSAHRRNYDITLKHIKNAGLLKAANSGKARYKPCCRPTDYDDDISFLDNNNKYHTIHNVSASQCSCV